A region from the Salicibibacter cibarius genome encodes:
- a CDS encoding sulfite exporter TauE/SafE family protein: MDTFIFVVIILVASILQTSTGFGFSILATPFLLIIFDPIEAIQINLILSIMISLALLKQIKKDMDIKILKRFVIGSLFGLPTGIMTIMVLNIDALKLGIGLMILLLTMMLILKFRLSQTQGRDLFVGGLSGSLTSSIGMPGPPIMLYFSGADIKKEKLRGTTLAFYLFIYTISLFTQIIVLGTNEVIWFSSGLAVPLVLIGLYLGQLLFKWIHPRLFQVVIYILLLFTAIYLLIDVMPRFFHSP; the protein is encoded by the coding sequence TTGGATACATTCATATTTGTCGTTATTATTTTGGTTGCTTCTATCCTTCAAACGAGCACAGGGTTTGGTTTTTCCATTTTGGCAACGCCATTTCTTCTAATCATATTTGATCCGATCGAAGCCATCCAAATCAATCTCATTTTATCCATAATGATCTCTTTGGCTTTATTAAAACAAATAAAAAAAGATATGGACATTAAAATTTTAAAGCGATTTGTAATTGGAAGTTTGTTCGGCCTTCCTACCGGGATTATGACGATTATGGTTTTAAATATCGATGCGTTAAAGTTGGGAATCGGCCTCATGATTCTACTATTAACGATGATGTTAATCCTGAAGTTCCGTCTCAGCCAAACGCAAGGAAGAGATTTATTTGTTGGTGGATTATCGGGTTCTTTAACGAGCAGTATTGGTATGCCGGGTCCCCCTATCATGCTTTATTTTTCAGGTGCAGATATTAAAAAGGAAAAGTTAAGAGGTACAACGCTGGCGTTTTATTTATTTATCTACACAATAAGTTTATTCACTCAAATCATTGTTTTGGGGACTAATGAGGTTATTTGGTTTTCAAGTGGTCTTGCTGTGCCACTGGTTTTGATAGGATTGTATTTGGGGCAACTTTTATTTAAATGGATTCATCCCCGCCTTTTTCAAGTAGTAATCTATATCCTTTTACTTTTTACAGCTATTTATTTGTTGATCGATGTTATGCCCCGCTTTTTCCATTCTCCGTGA
- a CDS encoding rhodanese-related sulfurtransferase, producing the protein MDSQKDYRILLYYKYVPMPDYEEFAETHLQYCKDMGLRGRIIVAPEGLNGTVSGTVEQTDAYMEYVKSDPRFSDMWFKIDEADEHAFKKMFVRPKQEIVTWRLDEDVWPDDDGGLYLTPKEFHEAIQEEGTVVLDGRNDYEYEIGHFRNAIKPEVSTSREFPEWIDENIDQLKGKKVLTYCTGGIRCEKLTGLLKQKGVDDVYQLHGGIVNYSQDEEVQGHLFDGKCYVFDERISVKANHTDEDVVVANCHHCGKTEDRYINCSNPECNLQYVCCSDCEEKHQAACCEECRVHPRNRWPEIRTTYATSAE; encoded by the coding sequence ATGGATAGTCAAAAAGATTATCGCATTTTACTTTATTATAAATATGTACCGATGCCGGATTATGAAGAATTCGCAGAGACGCACCTGCAATATTGTAAGGACATGGGGTTACGCGGCCGGATCATTGTCGCCCCTGAAGGCCTAAATGGAACGGTTTCCGGAACGGTCGAACAAACCGACGCCTATATGGAATATGTCAAATCCGATCCTAGATTTAGCGATATGTGGTTTAAGATCGATGAGGCTGATGAGCATGCCTTTAAAAAGATGTTCGTCCGTCCAAAGCAAGAAATTGTGACGTGGCGTCTTGACGAGGACGTGTGGCCGGATGATGATGGCGGTCTTTATTTAACGCCAAAAGAATTTCACGAAGCCATTCAAGAAGAAGGCACCGTCGTATTGGACGGTCGCAATGATTACGAATACGAAATCGGCCATTTTCGCAATGCCATCAAGCCGGAAGTAAGCACGTCCCGTGAATTCCCGGAGTGGATTGATGAAAACATTGATCAACTGAAAGGAAAAAAAGTGCTCACCTATTGCACCGGCGGCATTCGCTGTGAGAAACTAACGGGGCTTCTCAAGCAAAAGGGTGTTGACGACGTCTATCAACTGCATGGAGGCATCGTCAATTACAGTCAGGACGAAGAGGTGCAAGGCCATCTGTTTGACGGGAAATGCTATGTGTTTGATGAACGTATATCTGTCAAAGCCAATCATACCGATGAAGATGTCGTCGTTGCCAACTGCCATCACTGCGGCAAGACGGAGGATCGCTATATCAATTGTTCCAACCCCGAATGCAATCTCCAATATGTCTGTTGCTCCGATTGTGAGGAAAAACACCAAGCCGCTTGCTGCGAAGAATGTCGTGTTCATCCGCGTAACCGCTGGCCGGAAATCAGGACAACGTATGCCACATCAGCCGAATAA
- a CDS encoding nitroreductase family protein produces METLEVIRTRRSNGKVYPDEPVDKALIETILEAGTWAPNHHHTEPWKFFVQQGEGRRPLGKTLRKIAMEDMGGKEESLDDKEAQKVAKKEEKPFRAPVVITVVAEPATKDKVIDIEEFAAAHAAVQNMLLAAHSLGLGAIWRSGAPTYHPEMRRLYNVSERGGVVGFIYLGWPASNKKKEQQRQGIEEKTTWMNEDIE; encoded by the coding sequence ATGGAAACGTTAGAAGTGATACGAACAAGAAGAAGCAACGGAAAAGTTTATCCCGATGAACCGGTGGACAAGGCACTGATCGAAACAATATTGGAAGCGGGAACGTGGGCGCCAAACCATCATCATACGGAACCGTGGAAATTTTTTGTTCAACAAGGCGAGGGGCGCCGCCCGCTCGGGAAAACATTGCGCAAAATAGCGATGGAAGATATGGGCGGCAAAGAAGAATCATTAGACGATAAGGAAGCACAGAAGGTGGCGAAAAAAGAGGAAAAACCGTTTCGCGCACCTGTTGTCATCACCGTCGTCGCAGAGCCGGCAACAAAAGATAAGGTGATCGACATCGAAGAATTTGCAGCAGCCCATGCCGCTGTGCAAAACATGTTGCTCGCTGCCCATTCCCTTGGTCTCGGGGCGATTTGGCGCAGCGGTGCACCCACATACCACCCGGAGATGCGCCGTCTGTATAATGTGTCTGAACGCGGGGGCGTCGTAGGCTTTATTTATCTTGGCTGGCCGGCTTCAAACAAAAAGAAGGAACAGCAACGCCAAGGCATTGAGGAAAAAACGACATGGATGAATGAAGACATTGAGTAA
- a CDS encoding PRC-barrel domain-containing protein: MLIRTHDFQSFSLSAADETFGSVTDVYFDSAGEWKVRFLVADTRPWFIGGKVLLSPELVNRLDIEAQEVDFEATKDQIKDSPQPKEHEPISRAYEASILDHYGLGYYWAAPNYGPGPAPMLPGGGPVSPFTPGATLGENTEAGVSSDMVKKAVKREQQKKVNEKDFYLQSTKDLRGYSVYATEDKIGTVSDVVFDTNNWQVCFMEVDTAGLLAKNKYLVPVEWFREFVPVEEHAYTRFTDRDIVESAPDYDESTPLTDDYVAEVRRHYGE, encoded by the coding sequence ATGCTGATCCGTACTCACGACTTTCAATCGTTTTCCTTATCAGCAGCGGACGAAACGTTTGGATCAGTAACGGATGTTTATTTTGATTCAGCCGGTGAATGGAAAGTCCGTTTTCTTGTTGCCGATACACGACCTTGGTTCATCGGCGGGAAAGTTTTGCTGAGCCCCGAGCTTGTTAATCGTTTGGATATTGAAGCTCAGGAAGTGGATTTCGAAGCGACGAAAGATCAAATCAAGGATAGTCCGCAACCAAAGGAACATGAACCCATTTCCCGGGCGTATGAAGCCTCGATCCTCGATCACTACGGATTAGGCTATTACTGGGCAGCGCCCAATTACGGCCCGGGGCCGGCACCGATGCTCCCTGGGGGCGGCCCTGTCTCCCCGTTCACGCCCGGCGCGACTTTGGGCGAAAATACGGAAGCAGGCGTCAGTTCGGATATGGTAAAAAAGGCAGTTAAACGCGAACAACAGAAAAAGGTGAATGAGAAAGACTTTTACTTGCAAAGCACGAAGGATTTGCGAGGGTATTCGGTCTATGCGACCGAGGACAAAATAGGAACCGTCTCGGATGTCGTTTTTGATACGAACAACTGGCAAGTATGTTTTATGGAGGTGGACACTGCCGGTTTGCTCGCTAAAAATAAATATCTCGTTCCCGTGGAATGGTTCCGGGAATTCGTTCCGGTGGAAGAGCACGCCTACACTCGGTTTACCGATCGCGATATCGTGGAAAGTGCTCCCGACTATGATGAATCCACGCCATTGACGGATGATTACGTCGCTGAAGTTCGCCGTCATTATGGAGAATAG
- a CDS encoding TetR/AcrR family transcriptional regulator: MKEQIMEKALQSFAIDGYYSTSMQQIAESCGISKASLYKYFSSKETLLLKSLEYNLDQWLTKTTNINLTQTLAPKDELQEKIVLELEAMKNNRSLVHSLMRAVPITKNAEMMRMLKRTRVALMNWHRDSLINAYGEEKLRPFLWDWVALFQGTMREYVVLMGDEHKALPIRDVAALIISHLDALIESKPTVNPVLTSDVMHDYEMYQEDMKPASVQGEIDEVRYILREKVKNQADTDQQPDVDRALEALYQETETEYPRTYLLDALTLYLQQWAPIENERKKLYDLLELRNRETK, encoded by the coding sequence TTGAAAGAGCAAATTATGGAAAAGGCATTGCAAAGCTTTGCGATTGACGGTTATTATTCCACGTCTATGCAGCAGATCGCTGAAAGTTGCGGCATTTCCAAAGCCTCATTGTACAAATATTTTTCTTCAAAAGAGACGTTATTGCTGAAATCTTTGGAGTATAACCTTGACCAATGGTTGACGAAAACGACAAATATCAATCTTACGCAAACGTTAGCTCCGAAAGATGAACTGCAAGAAAAAATCGTTCTTGAATTGGAAGCGATGAAAAATAATCGCTCTCTCGTCCATTCCCTCATGCGCGCTGTCCCCATCACAAAAAATGCGGAAATGATGCGGATGTTAAAACGAACAAGAGTCGCGTTAATGAATTGGCACCGCGACAGTCTTATAAACGCGTATGGAGAAGAGAAATTACGTCCTTTTCTTTGGGATTGGGTCGCGCTCTTTCAGGGAACGATGAGAGAGTATGTTGTGCTCATGGGGGATGAGCACAAAGCATTGCCTATTCGTGATGTGGCAGCTTTAATCATTTCACATCTTGATGCGTTGATAGAGTCAAAGCCCACTGTAAATCCGGTTTTGACATCAGACGTGATGCACGATTACGAAATGTACCAAGAAGATATGAAACCGGCGAGTGTTCAAGGAGAGATTGATGAAGTTCGCTATATCCTTCGGGAAAAAGTGAAAAATCAAGCAGATACCGATCAACAACCCGATGTGGATCGTGCACTGGAGGCGCTGTACCAAGAAACGGAAACCGAGTATCCGCGCACCTATTTGTTGGATGCACTGACGCTCTACTTGCAGCAATGGGCACCGATTGAAAACGAACGGAAAAAACTTTATGACTTACTGGAGTTGCGAAATAGAGAAACCAAGTGA
- a CDS encoding MDR family MFS transporter, producing the protein MTTSSNSSGTKNVKTIAAILLTGAFMAILNQTLLATALPHIMHDFGISADLGQWVNSVFMLVNGVMIPITAFLIEKFTTRRLFFTAMGLFALGTLICALAPTYGLLIGGRVTQAAGAGIMMPLMQTVLLLVFPIERRGFAMGMVGLVIAFAPAIGPTLSGYLVQDFHWSILFWIIFPLAVLNMIVAYWTLKNVSFARNPKLDILSVMLSTLGFGGLLYGFSFAGTYGWTDVHVILPMIIGLITLGLFVWRQLILPQPILEVRVFKYGVFTIATVIGMIIFMSMIGSQTILPIYMQDMNDFTALETGLMLLPGAVAMGLMSPITGRIFDKFGARKLAILGLFTVSVTTFMFTQLTAETSFAYLAIVNTFRMFGMAFVMMPVTTAAINSLPNVLIPHGTAMNNTVRQVAGSIGTAALVTVMSSMALAPEQAPNMDEAMVHGVNMSFWLATILTFIGFILSFFVPKGKGTPPDTINEPKAMDEKNNNEARPQEG; encoded by the coding sequence ATGACGACTAGTTCAAATTCATCAGGAACGAAAAATGTAAAAACAATCGCAGCCATACTATTGACAGGTGCTTTCATGGCCATCCTAAACCAAACGTTGCTTGCCACTGCCTTGCCGCATATTATGCACGACTTTGGCATAAGCGCTGATTTGGGCCAATGGGTGAATTCTGTTTTTATGCTCGTGAACGGAGTGATGATCCCCATCACTGCTTTTCTCATTGAAAAGTTTACGACTCGTCGCCTGTTTTTTACCGCGATGGGCTTGTTTGCGTTAGGAACGTTAATATGCGCACTTGCGCCTACGTATGGGTTGCTTATTGGCGGGCGGGTTACCCAAGCCGCGGGTGCCGGAATTATGATGCCGCTCATGCAAACTGTCCTTCTTTTAGTGTTTCCGATTGAACGCAGAGGTTTTGCCATGGGGATGGTCGGTTTAGTTATTGCATTTGCTCCAGCGATCGGACCGACGTTGTCCGGCTACCTTGTGCAAGACTTTCATTGGTCGATTTTATTTTGGATCATCTTTCCGTTAGCTGTATTGAATATGATTGTCGCTTATTGGACGTTGAAAAATGTGTCGTTTGCCCGTAATCCGAAACTGGATATTTTGTCTGTAATGTTATCAACGCTTGGTTTCGGCGGGTTGCTCTACGGGTTTAGTTTTGCGGGAACCTATGGATGGACCGACGTGCATGTGATCCTTCCCATGATTATTGGCCTCATCACCTTGGGTCTTTTTGTGTGGCGGCAACTGATTCTTCCGCAACCGATTCTCGAGGTGCGCGTTTTCAAGTACGGGGTTTTTACGATTGCCACGGTCATTGGCATGATTATTTTTATGTCTATGATTGGCTCGCAAACGATTTTGCCGATTTATATGCAGGATATGAATGATTTTACAGCCCTTGAAACCGGGTTGATGCTTTTGCCGGGAGCTGTGGCGATGGGCTTAATGTCGCCGATTACCGGCCGGATTTTTGATAAGTTTGGCGCGCGAAAGTTAGCGATCTTAGGTTTGTTCACCGTTTCCGTGACGACATTTATGTTTACCCAACTAACCGCAGAAACATCCTTTGCTTATTTGGCGATTGTCAATACGTTTCGGATGTTCGGGATGGCTTTCGTCATGATGCCGGTCACAACGGCGGCGATTAATTCTTTGCCTAATGTATTGATTCCGCATGGAACAGCGATGAATAATACAGTGCGACAGGTAGCCGGTTCAATCGGAACGGCTGCCCTCGTGACAGTTATGTCGTCGATGGCCCTGGCACCGGAACAAGCGCCCAATATGGATGAAGCAATGGTTCACGGGGTGAATATGTCCTTTTGGTTGGCAACGATCCTCACGTTTATCGGCTTTATCCTTTCTTTCTTTGTTCCGAAAGGAAAAGGGACGCCACCGGATACGATCAATGAACCTAAAGCAATGGATGAAAAAAATAATAATGAAGCGAGGCCACAAGAGGGATGA
- a CDS encoding GerAB/ArcD/ProY family transporter, which translates to MLNRWETLFLILTTVPIMGHVQILPLIYDVAGRDSWIAASLSFPVGIGLIIVIYRLRLKYPDLDFRGISQHLLGRFVGKTLLLVIAFYFLFLSAFSAAAVTDMVNISFFPETPVWALVIFFLLFCLYAASKGVKVIAYTALFIGVFALFTGHSISFIDVSEKEFNHILPLLEFGFAPVIWGTIALISVWAELIFLLFLPLQNIRRERFLRFWMIGGLGIFFTMISTMTGTIMVFGMGQTDSFNYPALETVRILTLGFIDRFDIYGLILMTFGCYIRSALFFFLAYDQLVPHKEQHRWVRRGVFLGLGLLTGGLALYIANNHLRIEYFTMLYTNALIFAPIPFLLLAFSWIKRKNHKEMSA; encoded by the coding sequence ATGTTGAATCGTTGGGAAACGTTGTTTCTAATCCTTACAACCGTACCGATCATGGGCCATGTCCAAATCCTGCCTTTGATCTATGACGTCGCCGGACGTGATAGTTGGATTGCCGCCTCGTTATCATTTCCCGTTGGCATAGGGTTGATTATCGTCATCTACCGGTTGCGCCTAAAATATCCTGATCTTGATTTTCGTGGCATCAGCCAACACCTTCTGGGTCGCTTTGTCGGAAAAACTCTACTCCTCGTTATTGCTTTCTACTTTCTGTTTTTAAGCGCTTTTTCGGCTGCAGCGGTTACAGACATGGTTAACATTTCTTTTTTTCCGGAAACCCCGGTATGGGCGTTGGTTATCTTCTTTCTTTTGTTCTGTCTTTATGCAGCAAGCAAAGGGGTGAAAGTGATTGCCTATACCGCTTTGTTTATCGGAGTGTTCGCCCTTTTCACCGGGCATTCTATCTCATTTATCGACGTGTCTGAAAAAGAATTTAACCATATCTTGCCGCTTTTGGAATTTGGATTTGCTCCCGTCATTTGGGGAACAATCGCATTGATTAGCGTGTGGGCAGAGCTTATCTTTTTGCTCTTCCTTCCATTGCAGAATATCCGTCGGGAGCGTTTTCTAAGATTTTGGATGATCGGAGGCCTAGGTATTTTTTTTACGATGATCTCAACCATGACTGGAACCATAATGGTTTTTGGCATGGGGCAAACAGACAGTTTCAACTATCCTGCACTGGAAACCGTTCGCATCCTCACATTGGGATTTATTGACCGCTTTGACATCTACGGATTGATCCTTATGACATTTGGCTGTTACATACGAAGTGCATTATTTTTCTTTCTGGCTTACGATCAACTCGTCCCCCATAAAGAACAGCACCGATGGGTCAGGCGAGGAGTGTTTTTAGGGTTGGGATTGCTCACCGGCGGTTTGGCCCTTTACATCGCGAATAACCATCTTCGCATCGAGTATTTCACGATGCTGTATACAAACGCGCTCATTTTTGCACCTATCCCTTTTTTGCTTTTGGCGTTCTCGTGGATTAAACGGAAAAACCACAAGGAGATGAGCGCTTAA
- a CDS encoding Ger(x)C family spore germination protein, with the protein MKKIAMICLCLSLLMPTAGCWSGSDLDEVAMVFGGGLDKTENGYELSVEILQSSGEITAAESDHEGMVLSMERETLFDAVRSMIRQEKRRLIFTHTNILVLGESLAVDDLTTPIDVLKRDQMPRLNSLLLITPDDPKDILETATISGDLTSVEMADSMEGTEFTGEFKPMDLKTVFEMLNSPISATFVPMLQINNENKKTIAELSGTAVINEDQMVGTLNVPETKGLLYLRNEAERGSITAKLTSGDKVSMEVQDKGVIIDPSLNGDQLTVDIEMEIWGTLAEVPSDMIVNDQTIQEMEDALTEEIRTHMQMTLKKLQKELKTDILDFGILVHQKYPQKWPDLTDQWDDIFANADVNLMIETSIDHEGLLDQDEGEEKSESIPFFFWNHKD; encoded by the coding sequence TTGAAAAAAATAGCAATGATTTGCCTATGTCTATCATTGTTAATGCCCACTGCCGGCTGTTGGAGCGGGAGCGATTTGGATGAAGTGGCAATGGTGTTCGGAGGGGGACTCGACAAAACCGAAAATGGATATGAATTGAGTGTTGAAATCTTGCAATCCTCCGGTGAAATCACGGCTGCTGAATCCGATCATGAAGGAATGGTGCTTTCCATGGAAAGGGAAACCCTTTTCGATGCAGTTCGCAGTATGATTCGGCAAGAAAAGCGGCGTCTGATTTTCACCCATACCAATATTCTCGTGCTCGGTGAATCATTGGCCGTTGATGACCTCACTACGCCGATCGATGTATTGAAAAGAGATCAAATGCCGCGTTTAAATAGTCTACTCTTAATCACACCCGACGACCCGAAAGACATTTTGGAGACGGCCACGATAAGCGGTGATCTTACTTCGGTGGAAATGGCCGACAGTATGGAGGGAACCGAGTTTACGGGCGAGTTTAAACCGATGGACTTGAAAACGGTTTTTGAAATGTTAAATTCTCCTATTTCGGCCACTTTTGTGCCCATGTTGCAAATAAATAACGAAAATAAAAAAACAATTGCCGAGCTGTCCGGTACAGCAGTGATTAACGAAGATCAAATGGTGGGGACCTTGAATGTACCGGAAACGAAAGGATTGCTTTATTTACGCAACGAAGCGGAAAGAGGAAGCATTACAGCAAAATTAACATCCGGAGATAAAGTGTCAATGGAAGTGCAAGATAAAGGAGTCATAATCGATCCTTCCTTGAATGGGGACCAATTAACCGTCGATATCGAAATGGAAATATGGGGAACACTGGCTGAAGTGCCAAGTGACATGATCGTAAACGATCAAACCATCCAAGAAATGGAAGACGCACTTACGGAAGAAATCCGTACACACATGCAAATGACGTTGAAAAAATTGCAAAAGGAATTAAAAACAGACATTCTTGATTTCGGCATCCTTGTTCACCAGAAATACCCGCAAAAATGGCCTGACCTCACGGATCAGTGGGATGACATCTTTGCAAACGCCGACGTCAATCTAATGATTGAAACCTCCATTGATCACGAGGGGTTGCTCGATCAGGATGAAGGCGAGGAAAAATCGGAATCGATTCCCTTCTTCTTTTGGAATCACAAAGATTAG
- a CDS encoding spore germination protein gives MIKFAKRRFQKRNNGLPLASNLSTYQQFAPLANDIKKNETYINERFGESSDVNIHSFQLPLNENEYIEALLVYINAFIDDHSVSRYILEPVKTFHTFTLNEESSITTIKNRINVSEIQEEADLNRCIDEVLHHQALLMIDGASAGLLMNVSGFEKRSLEEPFTETSVKGPHIGFIESIEDNLALLRRHIQHPALRVHMFQLGTLSQTKVAVTYMDGIVKPGIINEINKRLQKIDVDSVNNAGHLEQMIEDHPYTIFPTIANSERPDRTAMQLLDGHFAIFVDGDPITLVAPNLFMEAFHGVEDYSSRPYYASFVRLLRIGGFLISITLPASFIAAVNFHKEIIPSEMISGMSASREVVPFPVGMEIFIMIILFEIVREAGIRMPQPIGQAVSIVGALIVGEVSVTAGLVGAPTIIVVAVSVLASFAITRVADVMGILRLALLLPAGLFGAYGLLLSLLGLATHMFSLQSFGVGYMAPLAPFHFRDWGDTFIRLPIQWRRTRPQSIPHEKKEKIKRLPIDDKGDHP, from the coding sequence ATGATAAAGTTCGCGAAAAGACGTTTCCAAAAAAGAAACAACGGATTGCCGCTCGCATCAAACCTTTCAACTTACCAACAATTTGCCCCTCTGGCAAACGATATTAAAAAAAATGAAACATACATTAACGAACGATTCGGGGAAAGCTCTGATGTGAATATCCATTCCTTTCAGTTGCCTCTCAACGAAAATGAGTACATAGAAGCACTGCTCGTTTACATTAACGCTTTCATCGATGATCATTCCGTTAGCCGGTATATTCTTGAACCGGTCAAAACATTTCATACGTTTACGTTAAACGAGGAATCATCCATAACAACGATTAAAAATCGCATCAACGTCAGCGAGATCCAAGAAGAAGCCGATCTTAACCGTTGTATTGATGAGGTGCTGCATCACCAAGCACTTTTAATGATTGACGGGGCTTCGGCGGGACTGTTAATGAATGTTTCCGGTTTTGAAAAACGCAGCCTCGAAGAACCTTTCACGGAAACATCCGTTAAAGGGCCTCATATCGGGTTTATCGAATCGATTGAAGACAACCTGGCTTTGCTCAGGCGTCACATTCAACATCCCGCTTTAAGGGTGCATATGTTTCAGCTTGGAACGCTGTCGCAAACAAAAGTGGCTGTCACTTATATGGACGGGATCGTCAAACCGGGAATCATTAACGAGATCAACAAGCGTTTACAAAAAATTGACGTAGACAGTGTGAACAATGCCGGACATCTGGAGCAGATGATTGAAGACCATCCTTATACGATATTTCCGACGATCGCCAACTCGGAACGGCCTGACAGAACAGCGATGCAATTACTGGACGGCCATTTTGCTATCTTTGTTGATGGTGACCCGATAACGCTGGTCGCTCCAAATCTTTTTATGGAAGCTTTTCACGGCGTGGAAGACTACAGCTCACGCCCTTATTATGCATCGTTTGTACGACTCCTGAGGATTGGTGGTTTTCTCATTAGCATCACTTTGCCGGCTAGTTTCATCGCGGCTGTCAATTTTCACAAAGAAATCATTCCTTCCGAAATGATTAGCGGGATGAGCGCTTCGCGAGAAGTCGTTCCTTTCCCTGTAGGGATGGAAATATTTATTATGATTATTTTATTTGAAATCGTACGGGAAGCAGGTATTCGTATGCCCCAGCCGATCGGACAAGCCGTCAGTATTGTGGGCGCACTCATTGTGGGCGAAGTTTCGGTCACAGCAGGATTAGTGGGAGCTCCTACCATTATCGTTGTTGCGGTTTCCGTACTTGCGTCCTTTGCTATCACACGTGTAGCCGACGTTATGGGCATTTTGAGATTAGCCTTGCTGCTCCCGGCCGGTTTATTTGGCGCGTACGGGCTTCTCCTTAGCTTACTGGGACTCGCCACCCACATGTTTTCGCTTCAGTCTTTCGGGGTCGGTTATATGGCCCCGCTAGCACCCTTTCATTTTCGCGATTGGGGAGATACCTTCATTCGTTTACCGATCCAATGGCGCAGAACACGGCCGCAAAGTATTCCCCATGAAAAGAAAGAAAAAATCAAACGGTTGCCGATAGACGATAAGGGGGATCACCCTTGA
- a CDS encoding MarR family winged helix-turn-helix transcriptional regulator has product MKDILRDIGIIARSLDSISNIEFKELDLTKGQFLYLVRICENPGIIQEKLAEMVKVDRTTAARAIKRLETQGFIEKRDDKTNKKIKRLFPKEKGEDIYPFLKREGEHSNKVALSGFTLDEIDTLHALLQRVRKNVEVDWEFVKKGHKREY; this is encoded by the coding sequence ATGAAGGATATACTTCGTGATATTGGAATCATAGCAAGGTCGTTGGATTCAATAAGCAATATTGAGTTTAAGGAACTTGATCTTACCAAAGGGCAATTTTTATATCTTGTGCGAATATGTGAAAACCCTGGCATTATTCAAGAAAAGTTAGCAGAGATGGTGAAAGTAGACCGTACAACTGCAGCTCGCGCTATTAAAAGACTAGAAACTCAAGGTTTTATTGAAAAAAGAGATGACAAAACCAATAAAAAAATTAAAAGGTTGTTTCCTAAGGAAAAAGGCGAAGACATTTATCCTTTTTTAAAAAGAGAAGGAGAACACTCGAACAAAGTTGCCTTGTCCGGATTTACGTTGGATGAGATTGATACATTACATGCTCTGCTTCAAAGGGTCAGAAAAAACGTGGAGGTTGACTGGGAATTTGTTAAAAAGGGACACAAACGAGAGTATTGA
- a CDS encoding GNAT family N-acetyltransferase yields MSVVINECTLEDLKKLQEISYNTFHETFAHMNSEENMKAYLEKAFNTKRLEEELSTPFSTFYFIYSHDELAGYLKVNINEAQTEHMGEEALEIERVYIREKFQKKGLGNHLLNKGLEVAKVQNKKKIWLGVWEANVDAIQFYKRKGFVKIGTHSFYMGDEQQTDLIMTKMIGV; encoded by the coding sequence ATGTCTGTCGTCATCAATGAATGCACATTAGAGGATTTAAAAAAACTACAAGAAATCAGTTATAACACGTTTCATGAGACATTTGCTCATATGAACTCAGAGGAGAACATGAAAGCTTATCTGGAAAAAGCTTTTAACACAAAGAGGCTGGAAGAAGAATTATCGACCCCCTTTTCAACGTTTTATTTTATATATTCTCATGATGAACTCGCAGGTTATTTAAAAGTAAATATTAATGAAGCGCAAACAGAACATATGGGGGAAGAAGCCCTGGAAATTGAAAGGGTTTATATCCGGGAAAAGTTTCAAAAAAAGGGGCTAGGAAATCATCTTTTAAATAAAGGGCTGGAAGTCGCCAAGGTCCAAAATAAAAAGAAAATTTGGCTAGGTGTATGGGAAGCCAATGTGGATGCAATTCAATTTTATAAGAGAAAAGGATTCGTTAAAATCGGCACTCATTCCTTTTACATGGGAGATGAACAACAAACTGACTTGATTATGACGAAAATGATAGGAGTGTAA